From a single Sebastes umbrosus isolate fSebUmb1 chromosome 17, fSebUmb1.pri, whole genome shotgun sequence genomic region:
- the taf1 gene encoding transcription initiation factor TFIID subunit 1 isoform X4: protein MSDSDSDEDQDRPFSLTGFLFGNINEDGQLEDDSVLDNESKKHLAGLGTLGLGSLITEITANEEGDQDESRDSGSVDEDGWVKSTEDAVDYSDINEVAEDETKKYRQAMGSLQPSRTTDDEDDYDADCEDIDSKLMPPPPPPTLPTAAKKEEPSSQGTNVGEEGDGIILPSIIAPSSTADKADFSSSSDSESETDRPCQGSGAGGPPDSLTLPLAGIMQKDAAKALPGVTELFPEFRPGRVLRFLRLFGPGKNMPSVWRSARRKKKRKHRDPQPGTPPPEGEPTEQSQEKKSGWLYEYALPPPPEQCLSDDEITMMAPVESKFSQTCGDGDKEAESRPKVAEWRYGPAQLWYDMLGVTEDGSNFNYGFKLKEEQTDEPHQQDTPEEITETAHGFLRREDDDSDANDDGDKDRSALENELFLMVTQLKWEDDIIWNGEDVKHKGTKTQRASLAGWLPSSMTRNANAYNAQQGLTRSNSQLVPPTPPPMPKLSSISGSKREKNSHDNQASHEEDSPWFSIFPIDSEELVYGRWEDNIIWNDQEMDHMLMPPVLTLDPNDENIILEIPNEKEDLTSHSPSKENKKETAIKKSRILLGKTGVIKDEPQQNMSQPEMKDPWNLSNDEFYYPKQQGLRGTFGGNIIQHSIPALELRQPFYPTHMGPMKLRQFHRPTLKKYSFGALAQPGPHAVQPLLKHIKKKAKMREQERQASGGGDMFFMRTPQDLTGKDGDLILAEYSEEYAPLIMQVGMATKIKNYYKRKPGKDPGAPDCKYGETVYCHTSPFLGSLHPGQLLQAFENNLFRAPIYLHKMPETDFLVLRTRHGLYIREIVDIVVAGQQCPLFEVPGPNSKRANTHIRDFLQVFIYRLFWKSKDRPRRIRMEDIKKAFPSHSESSIRKRLKLCADFKRTGMDSNWWVLKPDFRLPTEEEIRAMVSPEQCCAYYSMLVAEQRLKDAGYGEKSFFAPEEENEEDFQMKIDDEVRTAPWNTTRAFISAMKGKCLLEVTGVADPTGCGEGFSYVKVPNKPTQQKDDKEPQPAKKTVTGTDADLRRLSLKNAKQLLRKFGVPEEEIKKLSRWEVIDVVRTMSTEQARSGEGPMSKFARGSRFSVAEHQERYKEECQRIFDLQNKVLESTEVLSTDTDSSSAEDSDFEEMGKNIENMLQNKKTSSQLSREREEQERKELQRMLMGEESDRDHKGRKERRKGLSSSLSTSSHKDDDTSSVTSLNSSATGRRLKIYRTFRDEDGKEYVRCETVRKASVIDAYTRIRNTKDDDFIRKFALFDEQHREEMRKERRRIQEQLRRLKRNQEKDKIKGPPEKKAKKVKERPDLKLKCGACGAIGHMRTNKFCPLYYQTNAPPSNPVAMTEEQEEELEKTVIHNDNEELIKVEGTKIVLGKQLIESADEVRRKSLVLKFPKQQLPPKKKRRVGNAVHCDYLNKPHKAIHRRRTDPMVTLSSVLESIINDMRDHPNTYPFHTPVNAKVVKDYYKIITRPMDLQTLRENVRKRMYPSREEYREAVEVIVKNSATYNGAKHPITQVAQSMLDLCDAKLKEKEDRLVRLEKAINPLLDDDDQVAFSFILDNIVTQKMMVVPDSWPFHHPVNKKFVPDYYKVIVSPMDLESIRKYISKHKYQNRDAFLSDVSLIHANSIKYNGPDSPYTKTALDIVNVCKQTLAEYDEHLTQLEKDISTAKEAALDAADLECLDPMTPGPYTPQPADLFDSGASGSLPRETSSLFSEGPLVVAPEKRGGQGRHGRRPGEEESDVDIEGFEEDDDGKPKTPAPAEDADGDLEDDDDDEDMLLPPRRQMHDHEEEEEEEEDDGMSNHPPQASVLYQDLLMSDGEDDASEEEGDNPFSSIHLSESGSDSDRELDVRPAPPRRAQETARMGMEQDESMMSYEADGPDEPHMEDSNVSYGSYEETQSRSQMQPLNMGNGEDYGISEEEDEDEDIEAQRRGPAVLSKVQLSEDEESEEFRSIGGDSDMDSDN from the exons ATGTCAGACTCAGACAGTGACGAGGACCAAGATCGCCCTTTCTCTCTAACTGGCTTCCTCTTTGGAAACATCAACGAAGATGGACAGCTGGAGGACGACAGTGTTCTGGACAAT GAGTCCAAAAAGCATTTGGCTGGTTTGGGTACTCTGGGTCTGGGCTCACTCATCACAGAGATCACTGCCAATGAGGAGGGTGATCAAGATGAGAGCAGAGACTCTGGTAGTGTTGATGAAGATG GTTGGGTGAAAAGCACGGAAGATGCAGTCGATTATTCTGACATCAATGAGGTTGCTGAGGATGAGACAAAGAAGTACCGTCAGGCTATGGGGTCACTGCAGCCCAGCAGGACAACAG ATGATGAGGATGACTATGATGCTGACTGCGAGGATATTGATTCTAAGCTCATGCCTCCTCCGCCACCACCAACTCTTCCTACAGCTGCTAAGAAAGAGGAGCCCTCCTCTCAGGGCACGAATG TTGGGGAAGAGGGTGACGGCATCATCCTGCCCTCTATCATCGCGCCATCCTCTACGGCTGATAAGGCCGACTTCAGCAGCTCCTCAGACTCTGAGTCAGAAACCGACCGTCCCTGCCAGGGCTCGGGGGCTGGAGGCCCCCCAGATAGTCTCACCCTCCCTCTTGCTGGCATCATGCAGAAAGATGCTGCCAAAGCGCTGCCAGGTGTCACAGAGCTCTTCCCAGAGTTTAGGCCTGGAAGG GTGCTTCGGTTCTTACGGCTTTTTGGTCCTGGAAAGAACATGCCATCAGTTTGGAGGAGTGCCCGCAGGAAGAAGAAGCGAAAGCACCGTGACCCTCAGCCTGGGACGCCTCCTCCGGAAGGAGAGCCCACAGAGCAAAGCCAGGAGAAAAAGTCTGGGTGGCTTTACGAGTATGCACTCCCTCCACCCCCAGAGCAGTGTCtctctgatgatgag ATAACCATGATGGCTCCAGTAGAATCAAAGTTCTCGCAAACTTGTGGTGATGGGGACAAGGAGGCAGAGTCTCGACCTAAAGTAGCAGAATGGAGATACGGTCCAGCCCAGCTCTGGTACGACATGCTAGGTGTCACTGAGGATGGAAGCAACTTCAACTACGGCTTCAAGCTAAAAGAAGAGCAGACCGATGAGCCTCATCAACAGGACACGCCTGAGGAAATAACTGAGACTGCACATGGG TTTCTGAGGCGTGAAGACGACGACAGTGATGCTAATGATGATGGAGATAAGGACAGATCAGCCCTTGAGAATGAGCTCTTCCTGATGGTCACTCAACTGAAATGGGAGGACGATATTATCTGGAATGGGGAGGACGTAAAACACAAGGGCACAAAGACTCAGCGAGCCAGCCTGGCAGGGTGGCTGCCCTCTAGCATGACCCGCAATGCCAATGCTTATAATGCACAGCAGG GTCTGACGAGAAGTAATTCCCAATTGGTGCCGCCTACGCCTCCACCCATGCCCAAACTTTCTTCAATCTCTGGCTCTAAGCGGGAAAAAAACAGCCACGATAATCAAG CCTCTCATGAAGAAGACTCTCCCTGGTTCTCCATCTTCCCTATTGACAGCGAGGAGTTGGTGTATGGCCGCTGGGAAGATAACATCATCTGGAACGACCAGGAGATGGATCACATGCTCATGCCACCTGTTCTTACGCTGGATCCCAATGATGAAAATATCATCCTAG aaaTCCCTAATGAAAAGGAGGACTTGACTTCCCACTCCCCATCAAAGGAGAACAAGAAGGAAACGGCAATCAAAAAGAGCCGCATCCTGCTGGGGAAGACCGGGGTGATAAAAGATGAGCCACAGCAG AACATGTCCCAGCCTGAAATGAAGGACCCGTGGAACCTCTCCAATGATGAGTTCTACTATCCTAAACAGCAGGGCTTGAGGGGGACGTTCGGTGGCAACATCATTCAG cACTCTATCCCAGCACTGGAGCTGAGGCAGCCCTTCTACCCGACTCACATGGGGCCCATGAAGCTGCGCCAGTTTCATCGACCGACTCTGAAGAAGTACTCATTTGGAGCTCTGGCTCAGCCGGGTCCCCACGCTGTCCAGCCGCTGCTCAAACACATTAAGAAGAAGGCCAAG ATGCGAGAGCAGGAGCGGCAGGcatcaggaggaggagacatgTTCTTCATGCGAACCCCGCAGGACTTGACTGGTAAAGATGGAGATCTGATCCTGGCAGAGTACAGTGAGGAATACGCCCCTCTCATCATGCAAGTTGGCATGGCCACTAAGATCAAAAACTACTACAAAAGG AAACCTGGAAAGGATCCTGGAGCACCGGACTGCAAATATGGAGAGACCGTGTACTGCCACACATCCCCTTTCCTTGGTTCTCTTCATCCTGGACAGCTGCTCCAG GCATTTGAAAACAACCTCTTTCGTGCTCCAATCTACCTGCACAAGATGCCAGAGACTGATTTCTTGGTACTACGAACGCGACACGGCCTCTACATCAGAGAGATTGTGGACATAGTTGTAGCTGGTCAGCAGTGTCCCTTGTTTGAGGTTCCAGGGCCCAACTCCAAACGAGCCAACACTCACATCAGAGACTTCCTACAG GTGTTCATTTACCGCTTGTTCTGGAAGAGCAAGGACCGGCCCCGGAGAATCCGCATGGAGGACATAAAGAAAGCTTTTCCGTCACACTCGGAGAGCAGCATCAGGAAACGACTAAAACTCTGTGCTGACTTCAAACGTACAG GGATGGACTCTAACTGGTGGGTGCTGAAGCCTGACTTCAGATTGCCTACAGAGGAAGAGATCAGGGCCATGGTGTCTCCAGAGCAGTGCTGCGCTTACTATAGCATGCTGGTGGCGGAGCAGAGACTAAAG gacgCTGGATATGGTGAGAAATCCTTCTTTGCGCCAGAGGAGGAGAACGAAGAGGACTTTCAAATGAAGATTGACGATGAG GTGCGGACAGCCCCTTGGAACACAACAAGAGCCTTCATTTCTGCGATGAAGGGGAAATGCCTGTTGGAAGTTACAGGCGTGGCCGATCCCACAGGCTGTGGAGAGGGTTTCTCCTACGTCAAAGTGCCCAACAAGCCCACTCAGCAGAAG gatgaCAAAGAACCACAGCCTGCCAAGAAGACAGTGACGGGGACCGATGCTGACCTGAGGAGACTCTCGCTGAAGAATGCCAAGCAGCTGCTGCGCAAGTTTGGTGTTCCAGAGGAAGAG ATCAAGAAGCTCTCACGTTGGGAGGTGATTGACGTGGTGAGAACCATGTCCACAGAGCAGGCGCGTTCAGGCGAGGGACCCATGAGCAAGTTTGCCAGAGGCTCTCGTTTCTCCGTTGCGGAACACCAGGAGCGCTACAAGGAGGAGTGCCAGAGGATCTTTGACCTGCAGAACAA AGTGTTGGAGTCGACAGAGGTGCTCTcgacagacacagacagcagcTCAGCAGAGGACAGTGACTTTGAGGAGATGGGGAAGAACATTGAGAACATGCTGCAGAACAAGAAGACCAGCTCCCAGCTGTCCCGCGAGAgggaggagcaggagaggaaggagCTGCAGAGGATGCTGATGGGCGAGGAGAGCGACCGGGACCACAAGGGACGCAAGGAACGGCGCAAAGGCTTGT CCAGCTCCTTATCCACCAGCTCCCACAAGGATGACGACACGTCCTCCGTCACCAGCCTAAACTCCTCGGCCACGGGACGGCGACTCAAGATCTATCGCACCTTCAGGGACGAGGACGGCAAGGAATACGTCCGTTGCGAGACGGTACGCAAGGCTTCCGTCATCGACGCCTACACCAGGATCAGAAACACTAAGGATGATGATTTCAT ACGAAAGTTTGCCCTCTTCGATGAGCAGCACAGAGAAGAGATGAGGAAGGAGCGCCGGCGTATTCAGGAGCAGCTGAGGAGGCTGAAGAGGAACCAAGAGAAGGACAAGATCAAGGGACCTCCAGAGAAGAAGGCCAAGAAGGTTAAAGAGAGGCCAGACCTCAAG TTAAAGTGCGGAGCATGTGGCGCCATTGGACACATGAGGACCAACAAGTTCTGCCCGCTGTACTATCAGACCAACGCCCCGCCTTCTAACCCTGTCGCCATgacagaggagcaggaggaggagctggagaagaCCGTCATCCACAACGACAACGAGGAACTGATCAAGGTGGAGGGCACCAAGATCGTGCTGGGCAAACAGCTCATTGAGAG TGCCGATGAGGTGCGCAGAAAGTCTTTAGTGCTCAAGTTCCCCAAGCAACAGCTCccaccaaagaagaagagacGTGTGGGCAACGCTGTGCACTGTGACTACCTCAAT AAACCACACAAGGCCATCCACCGCAGACGCACTGACCCCATGGTTACCTTGTCTTCTGTGCTAGAGAGCATCATCAACGACATGCGGGATCACCCCAAT ACATATCCATTCCACACACCAGTGAATGCCAAGGTAGTGAAGGACTACTATAAGATCATCACGCGGCCCATGGACCTGCAGACGCTGAGGGAGAATGTACGTAAGCGAATGTACCCATCAAGGGAGGAGTACCGTGAAGCAGTGGAAGTTATCGTCAAAAACAGCGCCACCTACAACG GGGCAAAACATCCAATCACACAGGTAGCACAGTCCATGCTGGACCTGTGCGACGCTAAACTGAAAGAG aaggaGGACAGGCTAGTGAGGCTGGAGAAAGCCATCAACCCCTTGCTGGATGACGATGATCAGGTGGCCTTCTCCTTCATCCTGGACAACATTGTGACCCAGAAAATGATGGTGGTTCCCGAT TCATGGCCGTTTCACCATCCTGTCAACAAAAAGTTTGTGCCCGATTATTACAAGGTGATCGTAAGCCCCATGGATCTGGAGAGCATCCGCAAG TATATCTCCAAACACAAATACCAGAACCGAGATGCGTTCCTTTCAGACGTCAGTCTCATCCACGCCAACAGTATCAAGTACAATG GCCCAGACAGTCCTTACACCAAGACAGCCCTGGATATCGTCAATGTGTGCAAGCAAACGTTGGCAGAG TACGACGAGCACTTGACCCAGCTGGAGAAGGACATCTCTACTGCTAAAGAGGCCGCTCTGGATGCAGCAGACTTGGAATGTCTGGACCCAATGACGCCCGGGCCGTACACACCGCAG CCTGCTGATCTGTTTGACAGCGGGGCTTCAGGGAGTCTGCCCAGAGAGACCAGCAGCCTTTTCTCTGAGGGACCTCTAGTGGTTGCTCCAGAGAAGAGAGGGGGGCAG GGTCGCCACGGCAGAAGACCCGGGGAGGAAGAGTCAGATGTGGACATTGAAGGCTTTGAGGAGGACGATGATGGCAAACCCAAAACTCCTGCTCCT GCAGAGGACGCAGACGGAGACCTAGAGGACGACGATGATGACGAGGACATGTTGCTGCCGCCTCGCAGACAAATGCACGaccatgaggaagaggaggaggaggaggaagatgacggGATGTCTAACCATCCACCCCAAGCCAGCGTGCTGTACCAGGACCTGCTCATGTCTGACGGAGAGGACGACGCCAGCGAAGAGGAGGGCGACAACCCTTTCTCCT CCATACACCTGTCGGAGAGTGGTAGCGACTCTGACAGAGAGTTGGACGTGCGACCTGCACCTCCACGGAGAGCTCAAGAGACGGCCCGCATGGGCATGGAGCAGGACGAGAGCATGATGTCATATGAAGCGGACGGGCCTGATGAGCCTCACATGGAAGACAGTAATGTCAG TTATGGCAGCTATGAGGAGACACAGAGCCGGAGTCAGATGCAGCCCTTGAACATGGGAAACGGAGAAGACTACGGCATCAgcgaagaggaggatgaagatgaggatATTGAAGCACAGAGGAGAGGCCCAGCTGTGCTCTCCAAGGTTCAGCTCAGTGAAGACGAGGAGAGCGAAGAATTCAGATCTATAGGGGGAGACAGCGACATGGACTCTGACAACTAg